A genomic region of Oncorhynchus mykiss isolate Arlee chromosome 4, USDA_OmykA_1.1, whole genome shotgun sequence contains the following coding sequences:
- the LOC110521985 gene encoding cell division cycle-associated protein 4 isoform X1: MTLLCQAPAALVGWLPWLEASVQHSSQFWMANMYSKGTKRKFFDSVDAAMDNKAVLYSRQRQSLLDMSLIKLQLCHMLVEPNMCRSVLIANTVRHIQEEMTHDGSWQLVTEAFGGSGPSDHLVATEVLCRSSALEQQGGGPKLYSVMGYDGCREEEVVTDEALCSVTFSDGAPALLGTIDHCWDRAELRMVAVEDRVIKDSGSEVESGEGAKTVMGQVFGTFEIKNGAPGSDPALEELFSAVDASYYDLDTMLTSIQSTPKMGPYNLLDSMASSHGPTSNSSCRTDLSELDHIMEIIVGS; the protein is encoded by the exons ATGACGCTCTTGTGTCAG GCTCCCGCAgctctggttggctggctgccATGGCTGGAGGCAAGTGTCCAACACTCGTCTCAGTTCTGGAT GGCCAACATGTACTCCAAGGGCACCAAACGCAAGTTCTTTGACAGTGTGGACGCGGCGATGGACAACAAGGCGGTGTTGTACAGCCGGCAGCGCCAGTCCCTGCTGGACATGTCTCTGATCAAGCTGCAGCTGTGCCACATGCTGGTGGAGCCCAACATGTGCCGCTCGGTCCTCATTGCCAACACGGTGCGCCATATCCAGGAGGAGATGACCCATGACGGTAGCTGGCAGTTGGTCACTGAGGCTTTCGGCGGCTCTGGCCCATCTGACCACCTGGTGGCCACCGAGGTTTTGTGTCGGTCATCGGCGCTGGAGCAGCAGGGCGGTGGGCCCAAGCTCTACTCGGTGATGGGCTACGATGGTTGCCGCGAGGAAGAAGTGGTAACGGACGAGGCTCTCTGTTCTGTGACATTTAGCGACGGGGCCCCGGCCCTCTTGGGGACCATCGACCACTGCTGGGACAGGGCAGAACTGAGAATGGTGGCGGTAGAGGACCGGGTCATCAAAGACTCCGGTTCAGAGGTCGAGTCTGGGGAGGGGGCTAAAACAGTGATGGGGCAGGTGTTTGGGACGTTCGAGATCAAAAATGGTGCCCCTGGGTCAGACCCGGCACTAGAGGAGCTGTTCTCAGCCGTTGATGCCTCGTATTATGACTTGGACACCATGCTCACAAGCATTCAGAGCACCCCCAAGATGGGGCCTTACAACCTTCTGGACAGCATGGCCTCTTCCCACGGCCCCACGTCCAACTCCAGCTGTAGAACCGATCTCAGTGAACTTGACCACATTATGGAGATCATTGTCGGCTCATAG
- the LOC110521985 gene encoding cell division cycle-associated protein 4 isoform X2, with amino-acid sequence MANMYSKGTKRKFFDSVDAAMDNKAVLYSRQRQSLLDMSLIKLQLCHMLVEPNMCRSVLIANTVRHIQEEMTHDGSWQLVTEAFGGSGPSDHLVATEVLCRSSALEQQGGGPKLYSVMGYDGCREEEVVTDEALCSVTFSDGAPALLGTIDHCWDRAELRMVAVEDRVIKDSGSEVESGEGAKTVMGQVFGTFEIKNGAPGSDPALEELFSAVDASYYDLDTMLTSIQSTPKMGPYNLLDSMASSHGPTSNSSCRTDLSELDHIMEIIVGS; translated from the exons AT GGCCAACATGTACTCCAAGGGCACCAAACGCAAGTTCTTTGACAGTGTGGACGCGGCGATGGACAACAAGGCGGTGTTGTACAGCCGGCAGCGCCAGTCCCTGCTGGACATGTCTCTGATCAAGCTGCAGCTGTGCCACATGCTGGTGGAGCCCAACATGTGCCGCTCGGTCCTCATTGCCAACACGGTGCGCCATATCCAGGAGGAGATGACCCATGACGGTAGCTGGCAGTTGGTCACTGAGGCTTTCGGCGGCTCTGGCCCATCTGACCACCTGGTGGCCACCGAGGTTTTGTGTCGGTCATCGGCGCTGGAGCAGCAGGGCGGTGGGCCCAAGCTCTACTCGGTGATGGGCTACGATGGTTGCCGCGAGGAAGAAGTGGTAACGGACGAGGCTCTCTGTTCTGTGACATTTAGCGACGGGGCCCCGGCCCTCTTGGGGACCATCGACCACTGCTGGGACAGGGCAGAACTGAGAATGGTGGCGGTAGAGGACCGGGTCATCAAAGACTCCGGTTCAGAGGTCGAGTCTGGGGAGGGGGCTAAAACAGTGATGGGGCAGGTGTTTGGGACGTTCGAGATCAAAAATGGTGCCCCTGGGTCAGACCCGGCACTAGAGGAGCTGTTCTCAGCCGTTGATGCCTCGTATTATGACTTGGACACCATGCTCACAAGCATTCAGAGCACCCCCAAGATGGGGCCTTACAACCTTCTGGACAGCATGGCCTCTTCCCACGGCCCCACGTCCAACTCCAGCTGTAGAACCGATCTCAGTGAACTTGACCACATTATGGAGATCATTGTCGGCTCATAG
- the LOC110521985 gene encoding cell division cycle-associated protein 4 isoform X3 codes for MYSKGTKRKFFDSVDAAMDNKAVLYSRQRQSLLDMSLIKLQLCHMLVEPNMCRSVLIANTVRHIQEEMTHDGSWQLVTEAFGGSGPSDHLVATEVLCRSSALEQQGGGPKLYSVMGYDGCREEEVVTDEALCSVTFSDGAPALLGTIDHCWDRAELRMVAVEDRVIKDSGSEVESGEGAKTVMGQVFGTFEIKNGAPGSDPALEELFSAVDASYYDLDTMLTSIQSTPKMGPYNLLDSMASSHGPTSNSSCRTDLSELDHIMEIIVGS; via the coding sequence ATGTACTCCAAGGGCACCAAACGCAAGTTCTTTGACAGTGTGGACGCGGCGATGGACAACAAGGCGGTGTTGTACAGCCGGCAGCGCCAGTCCCTGCTGGACATGTCTCTGATCAAGCTGCAGCTGTGCCACATGCTGGTGGAGCCCAACATGTGCCGCTCGGTCCTCATTGCCAACACGGTGCGCCATATCCAGGAGGAGATGACCCATGACGGTAGCTGGCAGTTGGTCACTGAGGCTTTCGGCGGCTCTGGCCCATCTGACCACCTGGTGGCCACCGAGGTTTTGTGTCGGTCATCGGCGCTGGAGCAGCAGGGCGGTGGGCCCAAGCTCTACTCGGTGATGGGCTACGATGGTTGCCGCGAGGAAGAAGTGGTAACGGACGAGGCTCTCTGTTCTGTGACATTTAGCGACGGGGCCCCGGCCCTCTTGGGGACCATCGACCACTGCTGGGACAGGGCAGAACTGAGAATGGTGGCGGTAGAGGACCGGGTCATCAAAGACTCCGGTTCAGAGGTCGAGTCTGGGGAGGGGGCTAAAACAGTGATGGGGCAGGTGTTTGGGACGTTCGAGATCAAAAATGGTGCCCCTGGGTCAGACCCGGCACTAGAGGAGCTGTTCTCAGCCGTTGATGCCTCGTATTATGACTTGGACACCATGCTCACAAGCATTCAGAGCACCCCCAAGATGGGGCCTTACAACCTTCTGGACAGCATGGCCTCTTCCCACGGCCCCACGTCCAACTCCAGCTGTAGAACCGATCTCAGTGAACTTGACCACATTATGGAGATCATTGTCGGCTCATAG